In Neisseria dentiae, one DNA window encodes the following:
- a CDS encoding ABC-F family ATPase — protein sequence MISTNGITMQFGAKPLFENVSVKFGEGNRYGLIGANGSGKSTFMKILGGDLEPTSGEVAIENGVRLGKLRQDQFAYEDMRVLDVVMMGHTEMWAAMTERDAIYANLEATEDDYMKAAELEAKFAEYDGYTAEARAAELLSGVGIEEALHNAQMSEVAPGFKLRVLLAQALFSKPDVLLLDEPTNNLDINTIRWLEGVLNEYDSTMIIISHDRHFLNEVCTHMADVDYNSITIYPGNYDDYMLASAQSRERAMRDNAKAKEKLQELQEFVARFSANKSKARQATSRLKQADKIKAEMVEVKPSTRQNPYIRFETDEKSKLHRQAVEVEGLTKRFENPLFKNLNFILEAGERLAVIGPNGAGKSTLLKLLAGAFDSQYSDGLTADAGSIKWAEKANVGYYPQDHENDFDVDMNLTEWMRQWGQEGDDEQVIRGTLGRLLFGSNDVVKQVQVLSGGEKGRMLYGKLILLKPNVLIMDEPTNHMDMESIESLNMALEKYKGTLIFVSHDRQFVSSLATQIIELDGKGGYEHYLGDYESYLEKKGLV from the coding sequence ATGATTTCTACCAACGGCATTACCATGCAGTTCGGCGCCAAGCCGCTGTTTGAAAACGTGTCTGTGAAGTTCGGCGAAGGCAACCGCTACGGCCTGATCGGTGCCAACGGTTCGGGCAAATCTACTTTTATGAAAATCCTCGGCGGCGACTTGGAGCCGACCAGCGGCGAAGTGGCCATCGAAAACGGCGTGCGTTTGGGCAAGCTGCGCCAAGACCAATTCGCCTACGAAGATATGCGCGTGCTCGATGTGGTGATGATGGGGCACACCGAAATGTGGGCGGCGATGACCGAACGCGATGCGATTTACGCCAACCTCGAGGCCACCGAAGACGACTACATGAAAGCGGCCGAGCTGGAAGCCAAGTTCGCCGAATACGACGGCTACACCGCCGAAGCACGTGCCGCCGAGCTGTTGAGCGGCGTGGGCATCGAAGAGGCGCTGCACAACGCCCAAATGAGCGAAGTCGCTCCCGGTTTCAAACTGCGCGTGCTGCTGGCGCAGGCGCTGTTTTCCAAACCCGACGTTTTGCTCTTGGACGAGCCGACCAACAACCTCGACATCAACACCATCCGCTGGCTCGAAGGCGTGCTCAACGAATACGATTCGACCATGATCATCATCTCGCACGACCGCCACTTTTTAAACGAAGTGTGCACCCATATGGCCGACGTTGACTACAACAGCATCACCATCTACCCGGGCAATTACGACGACTATATGCTGGCTTCGGCCCAATCGCGCGAGCGCGCCATGCGCGACAACGCCAAGGCCAAAGAGAAACTGCAAGAGCTGCAAGAATTCGTGGCGCGCTTCTCGGCCAACAAATCCAAAGCCCGCCAGGCCACCAGCCGTCTGAAACAGGCCGACAAAATCAAAGCCGAAATGGTGGAAGTGAAGCCCTCCACCCGCCAAAACCCGTATATCCGCTTTGAAACCGACGAAAAATCCAAGCTGCACCGCCAAGCCGTGGAAGTGGAAGGTTTGACCAAACGTTTTGAAAACCCGTTGTTCAAAAACCTCAATTTCATTCTCGAAGCCGGCGAGCGTCTGGCGGTTATCGGTCCCAACGGCGCGGGTAAGTCCACCTTGCTGAAACTGTTGGCCGGCGCGTTCGACAGCCAATATTCAGACGGCCTCACCGCCGATGCGGGCAGCATCAAATGGGCGGAAAAAGCCAATGTAGGCTATTACCCGCAAGACCACGAAAACGATTTCGACGTGGACATGAACCTGACCGAATGGATGCGCCAATGGGGCCAGGAAGGCGACGACGAACAGGTTATCCGCGGCACGCTCGGCCGTTTGCTGTTCGGCAGCAACGATGTGGTGAAACAGGTGCAGGTGCTTTCGGGCGGCGAAAAAGGCCGCATGCTCTACGGCAAGCTGATTCTGCTGAAACCCAACGTGCTGATTATGGACGAGCCGACCAACCACATGGACATGGAAAGCATCGAATCGCTGAACATGGCGCTGGAAAAATACAAAGGCACGCTGATTTTCGTGTCGCACGACCGCCAGTTTGTATCCTCGCTCGCCACCCAGATTATCGAGCTGGACGGCAAAGGCGGCTACGAACATTATCTGGGCGACTACGAAAGCTATCTGGAGAAAAAAGGCTTGGTGTAA
- the secF gene encoding protein translocase subunit SecF gives MELFKIKRDIPFMSYGKLTTFISLVTFIAAVFFLVTKGLNFSVEFTGGTVMEVQYQQGADVNKMRERLDTLKLGDVQVQALGTNRHIMIRLPNKEGVPSAQLSNNVMNLLKQDSPDVTLRQVEFIGPQVGDELVTNGLLALGMVVVGIIIYLSMRFEWRFAVSAIIANMHDVVIILGCFAFFQWEFSLTVLAGILAVLGYSVNESVVVFDRIRENFRKPQMRNKTVPQIIDNAITATMSRTIITHGSTEAMVLSMLIFGGAALHGFAMALTIGIVFGIYSSVLVASPLLLMFGLSRENLAKPQKQKEEAVV, from the coding sequence ATGGAATTATTCAAAATCAAACGCGACATCCCGTTTATGAGCTACGGCAAGCTCACCACGTTTATTTCGCTGGTAACCTTTATCGCGGCCGTATTCTTTCTGGTTACCAAAGGTTTGAACTTCTCGGTTGAGTTTACCGGCGGCACGGTGATGGAAGTGCAATACCAGCAAGGTGCCGACGTTAACAAGATGCGCGAACGGCTCGACACGCTCAAGCTGGGCGACGTTCAGGTGCAGGCATTGGGCACCAACCGGCATATTATGATCCGCCTGCCCAACAAAGAAGGCGTGCCTTCGGCCCAGTTGTCTAACAACGTGATGAACCTGCTCAAACAGGACAGCCCCGACGTTACCTTGCGCCAAGTCGAATTTATCGGCCCGCAGGTGGGCGACGAATTGGTAACCAACGGCCTGCTGGCATTGGGCATGGTGGTTGTCGGCATCATCATCTATCTTTCCATGCGCTTCGAGTGGCGTTTTGCCGTGTCGGCGATTATCGCCAATATGCACGACGTGGTCATTATTCTCGGCTGCTTCGCCTTCTTCCAATGGGAATTCTCGCTAACCGTGCTGGCGGGTATCCTTGCGGTGTTGGGCTACTCGGTAAACGAATCGGTGGTGGTGTTCGACCGTATCCGCGAAAACTTCCGCAAACCGCAGATGCGCAATAAAACCGTGCCGCAGATTATCGACAATGCCATCACCGCCACCATGAGCCGCACCATCATCACCCACGGCTCCACCGAGGCGATGGTGCTTTCGATGCTGATTTTCGGCGGCGCCGCATTGCACGGCTTTGCCATGGCCTTAACCATCGGCATCGTGTTCGGTATCTACTCTTCAGTGCTGGTGGCCAGCCCGCTGCTGCTGATGTTCGGCTTGAGCCGCGAAAATCTGGCCAAACCGCAGAAGCAGAAAGAAGAAGCCGTGGTTTAA
- the secD gene encoding protein translocase subunit SecD, producing the protein MNRYPLWKYLLIAATIILGIIYTLPNLFGETPAVQVSTNRQSIIINDQTEARVAAALKAANIQTDGMFVADNSLKVRFKDTETQLKARDVIENTMGEGYITALNLLADSPEWMAKIKANPMFLGLDLRGGVHFTMQVDMKAAMQKTFERYSGDIRRELRRQKIRIGTVRQTENSLIVPFQDSADLQKALPQLRNYFPEATLTPQGNNLVLSLSQEVLNKVRTDALRQNITTLHNRVNELGVAEPVIQQSGAERIVVQLPGVQDTAKAKDIIGRTATLEVRMVSDDPAQVQAALAGNVPAGYELLYSAGEQPQPTLVNKQVELTGDNINDAQPGFDEMGAPAVNINLDSTGGNIFADLTAQNVGKRMAMVLIDQGKAEVVTAPVIRSAITGGRVQISGSMSTAEANDTSLLLRAGSLAAPMEIVEERTIGPSLGKENISKGFNSTLWGFAVVAAFMVVYYRLMGVFSTIALTTNILFLIAILSALQATLTLPGIAALALTLGMAIDSNVLINERIREELRAGVPPQQAINLGYQHAWATIVDSNITSLIAGIALLIFGSGPVRGFAVVHCLGILTSMYSSVVVSRALVNLWYGRRRKLQSISIGSVWKPETETAGKE; encoded by the coding sequence ATGAACCGTTATCCGCTTTGGAAATACCTGCTGATTGCCGCCACGATCATTTTGGGCATCATCTACACCCTGCCCAACCTGTTCGGCGAAACCCCGGCGGTGCAGGTATCCACCAACCGACAATCCATCATCATCAACGACCAAACCGAAGCGCGCGTGGCCGCCGCCCTCAAGGCCGCCAACATTCAAACCGACGGCATGTTTGTGGCCGACAATTCGCTGAAAGTGCGCTTCAAAGACACCGAAACCCAGCTCAAAGCCCGCGACGTAATCGAAAACACCATGGGCGAAGGCTACATTACCGCGCTCAACCTCTTGGCCGACAGCCCCGAATGGATGGCCAAAATCAAAGCCAACCCGATGTTTTTGGGTTTGGATTTGCGCGGCGGCGTACACTTTACCATGCAGGTGGACATGAAAGCCGCCATGCAGAAAACTTTCGAGCGTTATTCGGGCGACATCCGCCGCGAACTGCGCCGCCAGAAAATCCGCATCGGCACCGTGCGCCAAACCGAAAACAGCCTGATTGTGCCGTTTCAAGACAGCGCTGATTTACAGAAGGCGCTGCCGCAGCTGCGCAATTATTTCCCCGAAGCCACGCTGACCCCGCAGGGCAACAACTTAGTGTTGTCGCTTTCGCAGGAAGTGCTCAACAAAGTGCGCACCGACGCGCTCAGGCAAAACATTACCACCCTGCACAACCGCGTTAACGAATTGGGCGTGGCCGAGCCGGTGATTCAGCAGTCGGGTGCGGAACGCATCGTGGTGCAGCTGCCCGGCGTGCAGGACACCGCCAAAGCCAAAGACATTATCGGCCGCACCGCCACCTTGGAAGTACGCATGGTTTCCGACGATCCCGCCCAAGTTCAGGCGGCCTTGGCGGGCAACGTGCCGGCGGGTTACGAATTGCTTTACAGCGCAGGCGAGCAACCGCAGCCCACGTTGGTAAACAAACAGGTTGAGCTGACCGGCGACAACATCAACGATGCCCAACCCGGTTTCGACGAAATGGGCGCGCCCGCCGTCAACATTAACCTCGACAGCACCGGCGGCAATATTTTTGCCGACCTCACCGCTCAAAACGTGGGCAAACGCATGGCGATGGTGTTAATCGACCAAGGTAAAGCCGAAGTGGTTACCGCCCCCGTTATCCGCTCCGCCATCACCGGCGGCCGCGTACAGATTTCCGGCAGCATGAGTACCGCCGAAGCCAACGACACTTCGCTGCTGCTGCGCGCCGGCTCGCTGGCCGCGCCGATGGAAATCGTGGAAGAGCGCACCATCGGCCCTTCTTTGGGTAAAGAAAATATCTCCAAAGGCTTTAATTCAACATTGTGGGGCTTTGCCGTGGTGGCCGCCTTTATGGTGGTGTATTACCGCCTGATGGGCGTGTTTTCCACCATCGCGCTCACCACCAACATTCTCTTTCTGATTGCGATTCTGTCGGCGCTGCAAGCCACCTTGACGCTGCCCGGTATCGCCGCACTGGCTTTAACGCTGGGTATGGCGATCGACTCTAACGTGTTGATTAACGAGCGTATCCGCGAAGAGTTGCGTGCGGGCGTGCCGCCGCAGCAGGCAATCAACCTCGGCTATCAGCACGCTTGGGCAACCATTGTCGATTCCAATATCACTTCGCTGATTGCCGGTATCGCCCTGCTGATTTTCGGTTCCGGCCCCGTGCGCGGCTTCGCCGTGGTGCACTGTCTGGGCATTCTCACCTCGATGTATTCGTCGGTGGTGGTATCGCGCGCGCTGGTTAACCTGTGGTACGGCCGCCGCCGCAAACTGCAAAGCATTTCTATCGGCTCGGTGTGGAAACCCGAAACCGAAACGGCCGGTAAGGAGTAA
- the yajC gene encoding preprotein translocase subunit YajC yields MIDFAYAADAAQPNMLMQFAPLVLILVVFYFLIMRPQQKKFKAHQAMIAELKRGDKVILASGFKGTVNKVGEQFFTVEIARGVEVEVERNAIASKVE; encoded by the coding sequence ATGATTGATTTTGCTTATGCCGCCGATGCCGCCCAACCCAATATGCTGATGCAGTTCGCCCCGCTGGTGCTGATTCTGGTGGTGTTCTACTTTCTGATTATGCGCCCGCAGCAAAAGAAATTCAAAGCCCACCAAGCGATGATTGCCGAGTTGAAACGCGGCGACAAAGTGATTTTGGCTTCGGGCTTCAAAGGCACGGTCAACAAAGTGGGCGAGCAGTTTTTCACCGTGGAAATCGCGCGCGGCGTGGAAGTTGAAGTGGAACGCAACGCCATCGCCAGCAAAGTCGAGTAA
- a CDS encoding histone deacetylase family protein, with the protein MNIVKHIRTKLRRLFGRKAKTAWISHPLFLLHEPGTSHPESPQRIAAIEAELEKQGILSAMQAVQAPEVADKQLALVHPRKYLRFLESVQPPAGKIYRLDDDTVMSHESLHAARYAAGSVVKAVEMVMKGEAFNAFCAARPPGHHAQTDKAGGFCLINNTAVGAMHAIANFRLQRIAIIDFDVHHGNGTAEIFKNDSRILFLNSFGQGLYPFPEAGCEAAANSVNIAFAPNTGSRVFRTRIREQWLPRLQAFKPELVLLSAGFDAHKQDETGRLNLHEADFAWLTHKIIQSAESAKGRVVSVLEGGYTLESLAASAAAHLYVLAGLGKPECAVKYDRHLKRGSKEKKQKHGETK; encoded by the coding sequence ATGAATATCGTCAAACACATACGCACCAAGTTGCGCCGCCTGTTCGGCCGCAAGGCCAAAACGGCATGGATCAGCCATCCGCTGTTTCTGCTGCACGAGCCGGGCACGAGCCATCCCGAATCGCCGCAGCGTATAGCGGCCATCGAGGCGGAGCTTGAGAAACAGGGTATTTTAAGCGCGATGCAGGCCGTGCAGGCGCCAGAGGTGGCCGACAAACAGTTGGCTTTGGTTCACCCGCGCAAGTATCTGCGCTTTTTAGAATCGGTGCAGCCGCCGGCCGGAAAAATCTACCGCCTCGACGATGATACGGTGATGAGCCACGAATCGCTGCACGCCGCACGTTATGCGGCCGGCTCGGTGGTGAAGGCCGTGGAGATGGTGATGAAAGGGGAGGCGTTTAACGCTTTCTGCGCCGCGCGCCCGCCCGGCCATCACGCCCAAACCGACAAAGCCGGCGGTTTCTGCCTGATTAATAACACAGCGGTGGGCGCCATGCACGCCATCGCCAATTTCCGCCTGCAACGTATCGCGATTATCGATTTCGATGTGCACCACGGCAACGGCACGGCGGAAATCTTTAAAAACGACTCGCGCATTTTGTTTTTAAACAGCTTCGGCCAGGGGCTATATCCGTTTCCAGAAGCCGGTTGCGAAGCGGCAGCGAACAGCGTGAACATTGCTTTCGCGCCGAACACCGGCAGCCGCGTGTTCCGCACAAGGATTCGAGAACAATGGCTGCCCCGTTTGCAGGCCTTCAAGCCCGAGCTGGTGTTGCTGTCGGCGGGTTTCGATGCCCACAAGCAAGACGAAACGGGTCGTTTGAACCTGCATGAAGCCGATTTCGCCTGGCTGACCCACAAAATCATCCAGTCTGCCGAGAGCGCCAAAGGCCGCGTGGTATCGGTGCTTGAAGGCGGCTACACGCTGGAAAGTCTGGCTGCGTCGGCTGCCGCGCATCTTTATGTTTTGGCGGGGCTGGGTAAACCTGAGTGCGCGGTTAAATACGACCGGCATTTGAAGCGCGGCTCGAAAGAGAAAAAGCAGAAACACGGCGAAACAAAATAA
- a CDS encoding carboxymuconolactone decarboxylase family protein, which translates to MARLTVHTVETAPEAAKPRVEAALKNNGFLPNLIGVLANSPEALAFYQEVGKLNAATSLSAGEVEVVQIIAAKTNECGFCVAGHTKLATLKKLLSENAIAASRAVDPAAFDDAKLSALAAFTVAVMANKGAVSDAELQAFFDAGYNQQQAVEVVLGVALATLCNYTNNLAKTEINPELKDFA; encoded by the coding sequence ATGGCACGTTTAACCGTACACACCGTCGAAACCGCTCCCGAAGCCGCCAAACCGCGCGTGGAAGCCGCGCTGAAAAACAACGGCTTTCTGCCGAACTTAATCGGCGTTTTGGCCAATTCGCCCGAGGCGCTGGCGTTTTATCAGGAAGTGGGCAAACTCAACGCCGCCACCAGCCTGAGTGCGGGCGAAGTGGAGGTGGTGCAGATTATCGCCGCCAAAACCAACGAGTGCGGTTTCTGCGTGGCAGGCCACACCAAACTGGCCACTTTGAAAAAACTGCTTTCCGAAAACGCGATTGCTGCCAGCCGCGCGGTTGACCCCGCCGCGTTTGACGATGCCAAACTTTCCGCGCTGGCCGCGTTTACCGTGGCCGTGATGGCCAACAAAGGCGCGGTTTCCGATGCCGAGCTGCAAGCCTTTTTCGATGCAGGCTACAACCAGCAGCAGGCGGTGGAAGTGGTGTTGGGTGTGGCGCTGGCCACTTTGTGCAACTACACCAACAATCTGGCCAAAACCGAAATCAATCCCGAGTTGAAAGATTTCGCTTAA
- a CDS encoding acyl-CoA dehydrogenase family protein produces the protein MSRETLLQNIADLVQTDLVPLVEDIDRKGLYPEDFLRKAGGLGGFACVGSEAEGGSGLGLGAQIAVLREIGKACGATAFSAWCQAACAWYLHQTPNQAVKRYLPDVLSGKVLAGTGMSNTVKHLAGIEEHLLQAAETEGGYIVNGMLPWVSNLGEDHIWANTAQTGGGYVMFITGAAREGVSLIACPEFCALEGTRTFAIKFDNVFVPHEDVLAAPEQFADFIKTIKAGFILLQIGIGAGIIDGCLHEIALADVGSETNYFLDHGRDALQKRHQALLAKTMKLADEAYLNQANMLETLQTRADASQLCLDASQSAALHAGAKGYLMSSPVQRRLREAMFVAIVTPALKHLRKEISDLEFMGGDEFSI, from the coding sequence ATGTCCCGCGAAACCCTGCTGCAAAACATCGCCGACCTCGTGCAAACCGACCTTGTTCCTTTGGTGGAAGATATCGACCGCAAAGGGCTTTACCCCGAAGACTTTCTGCGCAAAGCGGGCGGGCTGGGCGGTTTTGCCTGCGTGGGTAGCGAGGCCGAAGGTGGCAGCGGTTTGGGTTTGGGCGCGCAGATTGCCGTGTTGCGCGAAATCGGCAAGGCTTGCGGCGCCACCGCCTTTTCGGCATGGTGCCAGGCCGCCTGCGCCTGGTATCTGCACCAAACGCCCAATCAGGCGGTAAAACGCTACCTGCCCGACGTGTTAAGCGGCAAGGTGCTGGCGGGAACAGGAATGTCGAACACCGTCAAACACTTGGCGGGCATCGAAGAACACCTGCTTCAGGCGGCGGAAACCGAAGGCGGCTACATTGTAAACGGCATGCTGCCGTGGGTGTCCAATCTCGGCGAAGACCATATCTGGGCGAACACCGCGCAAACCGGCGGCGGCTATGTGATGTTTATCACCGGTGCCGCGCGCGAAGGCGTGTCGCTGATTGCCTGCCCCGAATTCTGCGCGCTGGAAGGCACGCGCACGTTTGCGATTAAGTTCGACAACGTTTTCGTGCCGCATGAAGACGTTTTGGCCGCGCCCGAACAGTTCGCCGACTTTATCAAAACCATCAAAGCGGGCTTTATCCTGCTGCAAATCGGCATCGGTGCGGGCATTATCGACGGCTGCCTGCACGAAATCGCGCTGGCCGACGTGGGCAGCGAAACCAATTATTTCTTAGACCACGGCCGCGACGCGCTGCAAAAGCGCCATCAGGCCCTGCTGGCGAAAACCATGAAACTGGCCGACGAAGCCTACCTCAACCAGGCCAATATGCTCGAAACCCTGCAAACCCGCGCCGATGCTTCGCAACTGTGCCTCGACGCATCGCAATCGGCCGCCCTGCATGCCGGCGCAAAAGGCTATTTGATGTCCAGCCCCGTACAGCGCCGCCTGCGCGAAGCCATGTTCGTTGCCATCGTTACCCCCGCATTGAAACACCTGCGCAAAGAAATCAGCGATTTGGAGTTTATGGGCGGCGACGAATTTTCGATTTGA
- a CDS encoding ABC transporter ATP-binding protein codes for MTELPPDTTQGKTMTAALSVDNLSLGYQEQGRLKTILQDFSLTVAQGELVSLLGPSGVGKSSLLRVLAGLNRPLQGRVSLLGENVEKPHPRVGFVFQTASLLPWLNVRDNVAFGLDFKKQPHIGKAELKSRVEDALAEVGLSHAADQFPAALSGGMAQRVSLARALARQPQVLLLDEPFSALDEVIRAQMQDLLREIVSRHQTAAVMVTHDIDEALLVSDRIVLIGQTPGRILGTWQPQHAFPRHDKLWEMNAMRGEILQSLHHAQQYSMQAKTVDFVI; via the coding sequence ATGACCGAACTGCCCCCCGACACCACACAAGGCAAAACCATGACCGCCGCACTTTCCGTTGACAACCTTTCCCTCGGCTACCAAGAACAGGGCCGTCTGAAAACCATTCTGCAAGATTTTTCCCTAACCGTGGCACAGGGCGAGCTGGTGAGCCTGCTCGGCCCCAGCGGCGTGGGCAAATCTTCGCTGCTGCGCGTGCTGGCGGGGCTGAACCGCCCGCTGCAAGGCCGCGTTTCGCTGTTGGGCGAAAACGTAGAAAAACCGCACCCGCGCGTAGGCTTTGTGTTTCAGACGGCCTCTTTGCTGCCGTGGCTGAACGTGCGCGACAATGTCGCTTTTGGCTTGGACTTCAAAAAACAGCCGCATATCGGCAAAGCCGAGCTGAAAAGCCGCGTGGAAGACGCGCTGGCCGAAGTGGGCCTGAGCCATGCGGCCGACCAGTTTCCGGCCGCGCTTTCGGGCGGCATGGCGCAGCGCGTATCCCTTGCCCGCGCGCTGGCGCGCCAGCCGCAGGTGCTGCTGCTCGACGAACCTTTTTCCGCACTTGACGAAGTGATCCGCGCGCAAATGCAGGATTTGCTGCGCGAAATCGTGAGCCGCCACCAAACCGCCGCCGTGATGGTAACGCACGACATCGATGAAGCCCTGCTGGTATCCGACCGCATTGTGCTGATCGGCCAAACCCCCGGCCGCATCCTCGGTACCTGGCAGCCGCAGCACGCTTTCCCGCGCCACGACAAGCTGTGGGAGATGAACGCCATGCGCGGTGAGATTTTGCAGTCGCTGCACCACGCGCAGCAATACAGCATGCAGGCGAAAACGGTGGATTTTGTGATTTAA
- a CDS encoding ABC transporter substrate-binding protein, with protein sequence MHTRRDFLKLSALFGAAAALPLLQACSKRASADPDAPLTIGYLPILDATPLLVAHGTGLFRQNGVETVKPVLFRSWASLVEAFLSGQVNLIHVLSPMSVWMRYGSRAPVRALMWNHTCGSALTVRPDIRSVQDLQGQTVAIPFWYSIHNVIVQQMIRQAGLQVVEKNPRQGQVRLTVMPPSDMVPGLASKQIAGFIVAEPFNALAEAKGVGRVLRFSGDIWKDHACCLSMMHDHDIQNRPEWVQKVVTSLVQAAAWAKNHRVETANLLAKQGVQKYTPHDANVLRSVLQPEPVAWGRYERDGAVRHLDWHQKRIDFQPYPFQSYSEMLVTLLQQTHLAGVNTFLQALNPAEAAKELFDTRFVEAALRPSEMMQAFGLQGLARKEVFEI encoded by the coding sequence ATGCACACCCGCCGCGATTTTCTCAAACTTTCCGCCTTGTTCGGCGCCGCTGCCGCCCTGCCGCTGCTGCAAGCCTGTTCCAAACGTGCCTCCGCCGACCCCGACGCACCGCTCACCATCGGCTATCTGCCGATTCTCGATGCCACGCCGCTGTTGGTGGCGCACGGCACGGGGCTGTTCCGGCAAAACGGCGTGGAAACCGTGAAGCCCGTTTTGTTCCGCTCTTGGGCAAGCCTGGTGGAAGCGTTTTTAAGCGGGCAGGTCAACCTGATTCATGTGCTCTCGCCGATGAGCGTGTGGATGCGCTACGGCAGCCGCGCCCCCGTGCGCGCGCTGATGTGGAACCACACCTGCGGCTCGGCGCTGACCGTGCGCCCCGATATCCGGAGCGTGCAGGATTTGCAGGGGCAAACGGTGGCGATACCGTTTTGGTATTCGATACACAACGTGATTGTGCAGCAGATGATACGGCAGGCCGGTTTGCAGGTGGTGGAGAAAAACCCGCGCCAAGGGCAGGTGCGGCTGACGGTGATGCCGCCTTCGGATATGGTGCCGGGGCTGGCTTCCAAGCAGATTGCGGGCTTTATCGTGGCCGAGCCGTTTAACGCGCTGGCCGAAGCCAAAGGCGTGGGCAGGGTGCTGCGCTTTTCGGGCGATATTTGGAAAGACCACGCCTGCTGCCTTTCGATGATGCACGACCACGATATCCAAAACCGCCCCGAATGGGTGCAAAAAGTGGTTACTTCGCTGGTGCAGGCCGCCGCATGGGCGAAAAACCACCGCGTCGAAACCGCCAACCTGCTGGCCAAACAGGGTGTGCAGAAATACACCCCGCACGATGCAAATGTGTTGCGCAGCGTGTTACAGCCCGAGCCGGTGGCATGGGGCAGATATGAGCGCGACGGCGCGGTGAGGCATCTTGATTGGCACCAGAAGCGCATCGATTTTCAGCCTTACCCGTTTCAATCGTATAGCGAAATGCTGGTTACGCTGTTGCAGCAAACCCATTTGGCGGGCGTGAACACGTTTTTGCAGGCGTTAAACCCCGCCGAAGCGGCGAAAGAGCTGTTTGACACGCGCTTTGTGGAAGCGGCGCTAAGGCCGTCTGAAATGATGCAGGCGTTCGGCTTGCAGGGTTTGGCCAGAAAAGAAGTGTTTGAGATTTGA
- a CDS encoding DMT family transporter, which yields MSVFILMALAAGAALASQAAINSQLAKGLLMQPLVAAMISFAVGTVVLLALCFLKADLAGAWQQMPQQPAWKYLGGVLGAGFVFTTVFLAPKLGITNMLFFIIVGQLLTAAVIDHFGLIGMAVRPVQVWQLLGLLVMAAGLVLFFFGRRLFG from the coding sequence ATGTCGGTTTTTATTTTAATGGCCTTGGCCGCCGGTGCGGCTTTGGCTTCGCAGGCCGCAATTAACAGCCAATTGGCTAAAGGCTTGCTGATGCAGCCGTTGGTGGCCGCAATGATATCGTTTGCGGTAGGCACGGTTGTGCTGCTGGCTTTGTGTTTCTTGAAAGCGGATTTGGCAGGCGCGTGGCAGCAGATGCCGCAGCAGCCCGCATGGAAATATTTGGGCGGCGTGCTGGGTGCGGGGTTTGTGTTTACCACCGTGTTTCTCGCCCCCAAGCTCGGCATTACCAATATGCTGTTTTTCATTATTGTCGGCCAACTGCTCACGGCCGCAGTAATCGACCATTTCGGCTTAATCGGCATGGCTGTCAGGCCGGTGCAGGTGTGGCAGCTTTTAGGGTTGTTGGTGATGGCGGCAGGGTTGGTGCTGTTTTTCTTCGGCCGGCGGCTGTTTGGCTGA
- a CDS encoding ABC transporter permease, translating to MKSNNYLLGGLGLLALLAVWQAGAVLLAQNMPLANLLAPAPALGNLGVLLSDGQLWPHIWASLQRVFVGLFFALLIGVPVGFALGLSPKTEQAASPAFQFLRMISPLSWMPVVVMLFGIGDAPIYFLLAFAAVWPIILNTASGVKNINKQWLELGRSLSATKGEMLFKIMLPAVTGDILNGLRLAIGIVWVVLVPCEMLGVNEGLGYFILDTRDRLAYSELMAAIVLIGLIGWALDSGSRKLGNWWKHG from the coding sequence ATGAAGTCAAACAACTATCTGCTCGGCGGCTTGGGGCTGCTGGCTTTGCTGGCCGTTTGGCAGGCCGGCGCCGTGCTGTTGGCGCAGAATATGCCGCTGGCCAACCTGCTCGCACCCGCGCCGGCGTTGGGCAATCTCGGCGTTCTGCTTTCAGACGGCCAGTTGTGGCCGCATATCTGGGCAAGTTTGCAGCGCGTGTTTGTGGGCTTGTTTTTCGCGCTGCTAATCGGCGTGCCGGTGGGGTTTGCATTGGGGCTGTCGCCTAAAACCGAGCAGGCCGCCAGCCCCGCTTTTCAGTTTCTGCGCATGATTTCGCCGCTTTCGTGGATGCCGGTGGTGGTGATGCTGTTCGGTATCGGCGATGCGCCGATTTATTTCCTGCTTGCCTTTGCAGCTGTGTGGCCGATTATCCTCAACACCGCATCGGGCGTGAAAAATATCAACAAACAGTGGCTGGAGCTGGGCCGCTCGCTTTCGGCCACCAAGGGCGAAATGCTGTTTAAAATCATGTTGCCCGCAGTAACCGGCGATATTCTGAACGGCCTGCGGCTGGCCATCGGCATCGTGTGGGTGGTGTTGGTGCCGTGCGAAATGCTGGGCGTAAACGAGGGGTTGGGTTATTTTATTCTCGATACCCGCGACCGTTTGGCTTATTCGGAGTTGATGGCCGCCATCGTGTTAATCGGCTTAATCGGCTGGGCGCTCGACAGCGGTTCGCGCAAACTGGGCAACTGGTGGAAGCACGGTTAG